ACGAGCGCTGGTGCGGTGCGGGTTCCTGTCGCCGCGGGTGCGCAGACCCCGTGGCGTGTCATCGAGCTCGGCTCATCGCTCGCGGAGCTGGCCGAGGGAAGCATCCTGGCAGATCTCAACGACGCTCCGAGCGGCACGCTCGCACCGGAGGCGGCGAGCTGGATCCGTCCGGGTACGGCGCTCTGGCCGTGGTGGACGAACTCGTCGCCGGACTACATCGCGCTCCACCAGCAGTACATCGACGCCGCCGAGCGGCTCGGCGTCCCGTATGTCGTCGCAGACTTGGGCTACAGCTCCTGGGCGGATATCGCGACCATCGGCGTCTACGCTCGGATGCACGGGGTTGGTGTGATCGCCTGGCTCCACAAGAACGAGTTCCGGAACCCGGACGGCAGTTTCTTTGACCAGGCCACTCTGACGACCGCTGTCAAAGAACACGCGGTTCCCGGTGTGGTCGGGCTCAAGGTCGATTTCTTTGACTCGGATCGTGCCGAAACGATGGCCTTCTACCCGCGTCTGGCGCGCGCCGCCGCGTCGTCGAAGCTCGTACTCAGCCTGCACGGAGCGACTAAGCCGGGTGGTGAGGATCGGACCTATCCCAACATCTTTACCAGCGAGGCGATCGGCGGTGACGAATGGTACAAGATGCGTGCGCCGAAATCGGCTGCCGACAATGTAAACGCGGCCGTCACGCGCGGTCTGCTGGGCAGCGCGTACTATACACCGGATGCCCTCGCGATCGGCGGTGCGCCGAATGTCAGCCAGGCGCATCAGCTCGCGTTGACCACCGTCATCCCCTCCGCCCTAACGACACTTGCTGATTCGCCGAACAGTTACGAGGGCTGGGCAGGCTGGGGCTACCTGGCCGATGCGCCGACTGTCTGGGATCAGAGCCTCCTCCTCGACGCGGTGCCCGACAGCCATGTTGCCGTCGCCCGGCGTTCGGGCGAGACGTGGCGGGTCGCCGCGATCGACGACGCTGCGCGCACGGTCGACGTTCCGCTCGGTTTCCTTGGAGAGGGTGCCTACACTGCGACCAGCTACACCGATGGTGCCGATGGGACCTCTGTCGCAGTGAGCAGGCGCACGGTCACGGCGGACGATCGGCTTTCGCTGAACGTCGCCCTGCATGGTGGCGCGGCTGTCGTGCTCACTCCCGGGGTCGCCGTGTCCGTCGAGCCGTCGGCGGATCGGGTGCTGGAGGCCGAGACCGCGACCCTCAGCGGTGCGGCGCGCATCGATCCGTGCGTGACCTGCTCGGGTGGCTTCAAGGTCGGCTACCTTGGCGTCGGCGGTCGAATGACGTTCTCTGGCGTAGAGGCAGAAGGCGACTACCGTCTTCGCGTCGCCTACCTGCTCGGCGAACCGCGTAGCCTGACCGTGACTGTGGATGGTGTGCCGGTCCGCGTCACGTCGCCGGTTTCCGGAGCTGCCTCCGGGGTGCCGATCGGATGGGATGTGCTGCGCTCGATCGATACCCGCTCTCGTTCGGTCCTGGTCAGCACACGATCGTTCTCGGTGATTCTTGGTACGCTCCTGACATTGACCGCGTCACCCTGCTCCGCGCTTATCAGGCCGAGGATCCGACTACGGCGAGGACGAAGCCAGCTGCCGTGTCCGAGTGCGCCCCGGGTGCGTGCATAGGGCAGAAGGTGGGCAACCTCGTCAAGGATGCGGAGCTTAGATTCCCCGTAGTCGCGCATCGATCCGGGCCGACCACGGTCGAACTTCGCTTCACGAACGGAGCTGCCGGCCGCTCGGCCTTCGTGGGGGTCCAGGGCTCTAACCTACGCCGGGTCGATTTTGCAGAGAGTGTGAACTGGAACGGGGTCGCGACGAAGACCGTCATCGTCGATCTTGTCGCTGGACTCAACACGATCGTGCTGAAGGCGCCTAGCGATTGGTATGCGCCGGACTTCGACGAGATACGAGTCTGGCAATGACGGGCGGCCCCGCTCTGGCGAGCGTCGCACGCGATGCGCCCGTCCCGTCCGCCGCTCCCAGCGCACGGCTCGCCGCCCTCGACTGTCTGCGTTTGCTGGTGGCGCTCAGCGTCGTCTCGTACCACTGGCTTTTCTGGGGACCCCGGTACGGTGAGGTGGCGTTCGCCGCGCCCGCGCCCGTCGCCGCGCTCGCCGCCTACGGCAATCTCGGGGTGCAGCTGTTCTTCCTCATCAGCGGGTTCGTGATCTTTCTGTCCGCGAGCGGTCGCGACGCCGCTTCCTTCGCTGCGGGGCGGGCCACCCGGCTCTATCCGGCGTTCTGGGCGGGCGTCCTGCTGACGCCGGCGCCGCTGCTCGTCACGGCCCAGGCGAGCCTTCCCAGCATCCTCGGGCGATTGCTCGCGAACCTCACGATGGCCCCGGCCGCTTTCGGGCAGGCGCAGCTGGACGGGGTGTACTGGACGCTCACCCTGGAGCTGGAGTTCTACGCCCTCGTCTTCCTCTTCCTGCTGGCCGGCCGTCGCGAGTGGCTGGAGCCGTTCTTCGCGGTCTGGGCGATCGCCATGCTCCCCACGACGCTCTTCCTGCCCCGGATCGCGGGGCTGCCGCTTCTCGGCGGACTGTTCGAGCTGTTCGCCGGCGGCGCCCTCATCGCCATGATCGCGTACACAGGCTGGACGCCGCTGCGCGCGGTCGCCCTCGCTGCGAGCGTCGCCGGATCGGCGGCGGCGACCGTCCGCCGGGCGCAGGAGTCCGACCCCGGGGCGGTCGACCCCGTCGTCCTCGCGGTCGCGGTCGCGGCACTGTACGCGCTCGTGTTCGTCCTCACCACAAGTCGAATCGCTGCCTGGCGCATCCCGGGCAGCAGGCTCGCGGGCGGGCTCACCTACCCGATCTATCTGTGCCACGCTGTGTTCGGATACGCCCTGCTCAACGCCTTCGGTTCGGTCGATGCTCCTGGGCCGGCTACGGGATCGCCCTTGCTGTCGTGCTGGCGGCGGCGGCCGCGGTCCACCTCGGTGTCGAGCGTGCGGCGGCGCCGATGTGGCGGCGTCTGTTCGCGGTCGCACTGGCCGCACCGATCCGGGCGCTGCAGGCCCTGCTGCCGCTGAGGAGATAATTCTACGATGCCGCCGGCACACGCCTCAGATGTGTACGGTGCCGCACACCACCGTATTTTTGCTGCTAATCACGGTGAGTGGTGGCTCGGCGCGATTCGGCTGGAACGACAACTAAGGAGTTGCCCTCATGATTCTCTGGAACACGCTTGTGGTGCTGCAAGCTGTGATCGTTGTTGCGGGCATCTTCGCTGTGGTGGCTTGGGTGCGCCGATGCAACCGCCACGGTCGCCAGTCCGGCAGGAACTGACACCGTTCGACACCGAGCGCGCCCACGGCTCGATCGATGACCTCACACTTCTCGAGATCGAACAACTCGGCTACGCTCGCAACGAACCGGTCGGACAAGCCGGCTGACACCAGCAAAACACCCTCCGAACACCAGGGTGACTCAGGGATTCAGGTGGTTGACTCGGTGGGAAAGGCGGTCTCCGGTGGCTCTCTCGGCGAAGCGGACCAGGATGCTCGGCATCCTCTCGCGGCGTGCTGCCTGGGTGACCGCCGCCGAACTAGCCCGGGACCTCGGCGTGACCACCCGCAGCATCCGCAGCTACGCTGCCGCGCTCGGCGAACTGATCGAGTCCGGCCCGGACGGATATCGCGTGCGTCCGGACGCCTACGCCGCCTCCCTCGCCGGCATGGCCTCCCCGGATTCCACGGCCGGCTCCCCGCAGGAGCGTCTCGTGCTCCTGGTCCGCCGGCTGCTGGACGCACCGGAGGGGGTCGAGGTCTACGAGACGGCGGAGAGTCTGTTCGTCTCCGACTCGACCATCGAGTCCGACCTCACGCGCATCCGGGGGCTGCTCTCCGGCACCGAACTGGCGCTGGAACGTCAGGGCGCCGTCGTCCGCTTGACCGGACCGGAGATCGCGAGGCGCAAGCTCATCAGCCGCCTGTTCCGGGACGAGATGACGCAGAGCGTCGTGGACATCGCCCGGATACAGGAGGTTTTTTCCTCCCGCGGGCTCGCCGAGTTCAAGGACGATCTGGTCGAGACACTGGATGCGCGCGGCTTCTTCGTCAACGAGTACGGCATCAACGATGTGCTCCTGCACATGGCCGTCGCCCTCGACCGCGTCGCCAAAGACCGGGTCTTGCCCGCCACCGCCGACCCCGAGGTGAGCGACGAGATCCGTGCGCTCGCCGTGGACCTGGGGGAACTCGTGCTGCACCACTTCGGAGCGCAGCTCGATCCGGTCGAACTGCGCTCCCTCGCTATCCTGCTGCGCACCCGGGTCATCGTTCCGGGTGCGCGCGACACGCTCGCGGAGTTCGTGAGCGACGAGGATCTTGCCGCCGTCCGGTGCATCGTGGCGAGTGCCTCCGCCGAGTACCTGGTGGACCTGCGTGACGAGAGTTTCATCGTGCGCCTTACGCTGCACCTTCAGAACCTCGTCGCCCGAGCTCACGAGAAGAGCTACTCGCGCAATCCGCTCACCCGCTCCATCAAGAGCGCGTACCCGATGATCTACGAACTGGCCGTCTACATCGCGAGCCGGTTGCAGGCGGCGGAGGGCATCGCGGTCAACGATGACGAGATCGCGTACATCGCCATGCATGTCGGCGCGCATCTGGAGCAGCAGTCGCGGCGGCGGGATGCTGTGACCTGCGCCGTCGTCTGCCCCAACTACTACGACATGCACATCCTCCTCCGCGAGCGTCTGGAGAGGGCGCTCGGCGACGAACTGGACATTACAAACGTGATTACGTCGGCGGACGCGGACTGGAACGTCATCGGGGAAGACCTCGTCCTCACCACCATCGACCCCCGTGGCCACCGGGAGAACGCGGTGATCGTGCAGCCGTTCCTCACCGAGACGGACATCGGGCGCATCCGGCAGTCGGTCGCCCGCATCCGCCGTCAGCGCCGCCGCGCGCGCATCAAAAGCGAATTGCTCGAGTACTTCGACGAGAGCCTCTTCCTCCGCGACTTCCACGCTCGCGACCCGCTCACGATGATCCGCGCCCTCGGCGATCGGATGATCGCCGCCGGCGCCATCGACAGCGCCTATGTCGAGCAGTCGGTGGAGCGCGAGCAGATGTCCTCGACGGCCTTCACCGACACGCTCGCCGTCCCGCACGCCATGACGATGACCGCCAAGCGCACGGCCATCGCGATCGTCGTCAATGACACGGCGATGGACTGGGGGGACGCCCGGGTCAACGTCATCGCCTTCATCGCCTTCTCGGAGGGCGGCCGTGCGGCCTTTCAGACGGTTTTCGACCAGTTCGTCGAGGTGTTCTCCGACCCGGAGGCGGTGCGGGGGCTGATCCGCCGCGCGGACACTTTCACCGCCTTCATCGACGAACTCGTGCGGATCATCGACGCCTAGCGTGGCGCTCCTCTCGGCGGAACCTCCGGTCAGCCCAGAAGCAGCGCGGAGAGCTGATCGGTCGAGTGTACGACCGCGATCTCCCCGGCCGCCTCGGCCGGGGAGCCGTAGCCCCATTCGACCAGGATCGTGGGCAGGCCGTGCGCGGCGGCGCCTTCCACATCGTAGAGGCGGTCGCCGACCATGACGGCGTGGCCGATGCCGACGCCGGCCGCGGTGAGGCGGCGCAGGGCCTCGGCCACGACATCCGCCTTGGCGCTGCGGCTTTCGTCGGTCGCGCCGGCGATGACCTCGAAATGCTGAGCGAGTCCGAAGTGCTCCAGGATGCGGACCGCCTGGGTCTCGGGTTTGCTGGTCGCGACCGCGAGCGGGACACCCGCGGCGCTCAGCCGCTGGAGGAGGCCGCGGATGCCGGGGAAGACCGCGCTGTCGAGGGCGCCGTGCTCCGCGTAGTGTGCGCGGTACGCGGTGAGCGCGTCGCGGGCCCCGGCTTCGGTCAGGCCGGCCATGCTTTGCAGGGAGTCGAGGAGCGGGGGCCCGACATACTCGACGAGCTGGGCCGGCGCCGGGACGGGGAGGCCGATGGTCTCGAACGTGTGCGCCAGCGAGGAGGTGATGCCCGCGGCGGAGTCTGTGAGGGTGCTGTCGAGGTCGAAGAGGACGCAGGTCCAGGTGCGTGTGACGGTGGGCGCGCTGGCCGGTTCGGTCGTGCTGGTCGGGTCAGTCATGGCGGTCCCAGGGTATGTGATCTATATGAATGATTTCTCAGCGCTCGCTGAGAGCGGCTTCGATATGTGAGCGGGCGACCACCAGTGCGTGCGGGGTTCCGGGATCGAACTGCACGGCGACGAAATCGGCCGAAGAGATGTGCCCGAGCGCCTCCGGGCCGGGGACGATGACCGCCTGCACGCGCGTCCCCCCGCCCGCTGCGCCGCCGACGGCCGCGCGCAATGCTCTCATCGAGGTGAAGAGCGGCAGCACAGCCTCGCCGGTCGTGGAGCCGATGGTGCGCAGCCGCACCTCCCCCGGGCCGGAGCCGGTGACATCCACCACCAGACCGCCCTTCTTCGCGGCGGCGAGCAGCGCAGCCAGGTTCTCCAGTGTGGGCTCGGCGGCGATGACGGCCAGCGCCTTGCGCACCGGCACGTTCTCGTAGCTCGGGGGGAACCGGCCCCGGGCGCCCATCAGAACAGCCTGCTGTCGCTGTTGTCGAACCCGCGCATCGCGTCGTAGTCCAGCACGAGACAGCGGATGCCGCGGTCCTCGGCGAGCGTGCGGGCCTGCGGCTTGATCTCCTGGGCGGCGAAGACCCCGGCCACCGGGGCGAGCAGCGGGTCCCGGTTCATGAGCTCCAGGTAGCGGGTCAGCTGCTCGACGCCGTCGATGTCGCCCCGTCGCTTCAACTCCACGGCGACCGACGCGCCCGCGGCGTCCCGGGCCAGGATGTCGACCGGCCCGATCGCCGTCATGTGCTCGCGGCGCACCAGAACATGCCCGTCGCCGAGGAGGTGGATCTGTTCGGCGAGCAGCTTCTGCAGGTGCGCCTCGACACCGTCCTTCTGCAGGCCTGGGTCGATCCCGAGTTCGTGCGCGGAGTCGTGAAGCACCTCGTGGATCGAGACGACGAGCATGTCCGCAGTCTTCGCCTGGCTGACGCGCCAGAGCTGTGTGACGCCGGCCTCGCGCTGCGCTTCGTCCGGTTTGTCGACCGCGAGCGTGCAGGGCGGGCTCATCCAGTTCAGCGGCTTGTAGGAGCCGCCGTCGGAGTGGACCAGCATACTGCCGTCGGCTTTGAGCATCAGCAGCCGCTTGGCGAGCGGCAGGTGGGCGCTCAGACGGCCCGCGTAGTCGACGGAGCAGTTGGCAATCACGAGGCGCACCGGACAAGTTTAGGGTGCGCCAGGATGGGGGCATGGTCCATCAGCTCCTCATCGGCACGTACACCGAGTCCCTTCCGCACGTCGACGGGCACGCGGAGGGGCTTCTCGCTGCGACTTTCGACGGCGCCGCGGTCTCGCCCGCCGGTGTCGCCGCCTTTCTCGAGAACCCGTCGTGGATCGCGGTCGGACCGGGGGCGCGCACCGTCTATGCGGTCGAGGAGACCGGCCCGGATGGCTCGGTCACCGCTTTCTCCCGCGAGGGCGGCGGCGCTCTCCTCCCCAGCGGGCGCGAGTCCGCGGGCGGCTCCTCACCCGCGCACCTCGCCGTGCATCCCTCTGGACGCTTCCTCTTGGTCGGCTCCTACGGGAGCGGAACCGTCTCGGTGTGGTCGCTGGACGCCGAGGGGATGCCGCTGGAGCGCACCGCGTTCGTCCAGCACGAGGGTTCCGGCCCCGACCCGGAGCGGCAGGAGGGTCCGCATGTCCACCAGCTGAGCGTCGACCCGGTCACCGGTGACCTCGTCGTGGTCGACCTCGGACTGGGCGAGGTGCGCTGGTACGCATTCTCCGAAGAGGGCTGCCTCACGCTCCGTCCCGAGGCCACGGTCGTGACGGGCGGGGCCGGACCGCGCCACCTGGCGTTCCACCCGGACGGCGGGCACGCTTTCCTGGTCAACGAGCTCGAAAGCACGGTCGCCGTGCTGCGACGCGGGGCGGATGGACGCTTCCGCCTTGCGGGCGCCGCGTCCACCCGTGCGCCCGGGGCGGACGGGCCGAACTTCCCGGCCGCCGTCCGTGTCACCGGCGACGGCCGGACGGTTCTGGTCAGCAATCGGGGCGATGACACGATCGCCGTGTTCGCCTTCGATGGCGCGGAATCCCGGCTCAGACTCGCGACGTTCGCACCGGCCGGGGGGCGTTCCCCCCCCCCCCCCGACCTCGTCCTCACGCCCGAAGGTGACCGCGTGCTGGTTTCGTGCCAGGACAGCGACCGGGTGACGGTCTTCGCCTTCGATCCGGAGACCCGCGCGCTCACCTGGCTGAGCGACAACGCGGTGCCGACGCCGGTGTGCGTTGTCGTGCTCTGAGGCCGCCCGGCGCGGTTCGCTGCGAGCGCTTCGCTGGGCGAGTTCAGAGGCCATCGACGCTGGTGCGGGCTCGCATCGCGGTCCGATCGTGCTTCTTCGCGTCGAAGTAGCGGTCCGGCCCGACAGCGAACGGTTCTGTGTCGATCCAGAGTTCGTCGCCGTCGACACGGAGCAGTCCGACATACAGGACACGGTCGGCCTCGGAGGCCCAGACCGTGATCAGTCTCGTGTTCCCACCGTCCTTCTGGACTGCCGCCAGACCGGCGACGATCGCGGCGCTGGCGACCGCGCCCCGCTGCATCGCCGCGAGGAGATCGTCGATGGGGAAGCCGGGGCGGAAACTGTGAATCACCGGGTTCGTGAGCACCCCACCGCCCGTGACTCTCCAGCGGCGAGAGCCGGCGATGACCATCGCGACGCACACAACGAAGATCGCCGGGGGCATTGCAAACGCACCGGCAATCGCGAGACCGGCCTTCACGCGTCCACCCAGGGTCTCTACGATGGCCGCTGGATTGAGGAAGACGATGAGGGTCAGCGCTGCCATCAGCCCGGCGACGATCATCCACGACATCGTCTTACGCGGTGAGCGCTCCGGCGTGAACAGGTCGGGACGCGTTGCGAACCAAGCGGAGAGAGTGCGCGACCGAGTCTTAAACGGTGTGAAACTCATATTCATCTTCTCCTGGACGTCAT
Above is a genomic segment from Leifsonia xyli subsp. xyli str. CTCB07 containing:
- a CDS encoding glycoside hydrolase family 97 catalytic domain-containing protein, whose protein sequence is MYENAQKRSAVPDLAGRRMAMPLLASAAGGSQWMLLTEAAVYAGGSYPAVRLDGGANGVLRVQLPGPDRSVFDTSAGAVRVPVAAGAQTPWRVIELGSSLAELAEGSILADLNDAPSGTLAPEAASWIRPGTALWPWWTNSSPDYIALHQQYIDAAERLGVPYVVADLGYSSWADIATIGVYARMHGVGVIAWLHKNEFRNPDGSFFDQATLTTAVKEHAVPGVVGLKVDFFDSDRAETMAFYPRLARAAASSKLVLSLHGATKPGGEDRTYPNIFTSEAIGGDEWYKMRAPKSAADNVNAAVTRGLLGSAYYTPDALAIGGAPNVSQAHQLALTTVIPSALTTLADSPNSYEGWAGWGYLADAPTVWDQSLLLDAVPDSHVAVARRSGETWRVAAIDDAARTVDVPLGFLGEGAYTATSYTDGADGTSVAVSRRTVTADDRLSLNVALHGGAAVVLTPGVAVSVEPSADRVLEAETATLSGAARIDPCVTCSGGFKVGYLGVGGRMTFSGVEAEGDYRLRVAYLLGEPRSLTVTVDGVPVRVTSPVSGAASGVPIGWDVLRSIDTRSRSVLVSTRSFSVILGTLLTLTASPCSALIRPRIRLRRGRSQLPCPSAPRVRA
- a CDS encoding acyltransferase family protein, encoding MTGGPALASVARDAPVPSAAPSARLAALDCLRLLVALSVVSYHWLFWGPRYGEVAFAAPAPVAALAAYGNLGVQLFFLISGFVIFLSASGRDAASFAAGRATRLYPAFWAGVLLTPAPLLVTAQASLPSILGRLLANLTMAPAAFGQAQLDGVYWTLTLELEFYALVFLFLLAGRREWLEPFFAVWAIAMLPTTLFLPRIAGLPLLGGLFELFAGGALIAMIAYTGWTPLRAVALAASVAGSAAATVRRAQESDPGAVDPVVLAVAVAALYALVFVLTTSRIAAWRIPGSRLAGGLTYPIYLCHAVFGYALLNAFGSVDAPGPATGSPLLSCWRRRPRSTSVSSVRRRRCGGVCSRSHWPHRSGRCRPCCR
- a CDS encoding BglG family transcription antiterminator, translating into MALSAKRTRMLGILSRRAAWVTAAELARDLGVTTRSIRSYAAALGELIESGPDGYRVRPDAYAASLAGMASPDSTAGSPQERLVLLVRRLLDAPEGVEVYETAESLFVSDSTIESDLTRIRGLLSGTELALERQGAVVRLTGPEIARRKLISRLFRDEMTQSVVDIARIQEVFSSRGLAEFKDDLVETLDARGFFVNEYGINDVLLHMAVALDRVAKDRVLPATADPEVSDEIRALAVDLGELVLHHFGAQLDPVELRSLAILLRTRVIVPGARDTLAEFVSDEDLAAVRCIVASASAEYLVDLRDESFIVRLTLHLQNLVARAHEKSYSRNPLTRSIKSAYPMIYELAVYIASRLQAAEGIAVNDDEIAYIAMHVGAHLEQQSRRRDAVTCAVVCPNYYDMHILLRERLERALGDELDITNVITSADADWNVIGEDLVLTTIDPRGHRENAVIVQPFLTETDIGRIRQSVARIRRQRRRARIKSELLEYFDESLFLRDFHARDPLTMIRALGDRMIAAGAIDSAYVEQSVEREQMSSTAFTDTLAVPHAMTMTAKRTAIAIVVNDTAMDWGDARVNVIAFIAFSEGGRAAFQTVFDQFVEVFSDPEAVRGLIRRADTFTAFIDELVRIIDA
- a CDS encoding HAD hydrolase-like protein, with the translated sequence MTDPTSTTEPASAPTVTRTWTCVLFDLDSTLTDSAAGITSSLAHTFETIGLPVPAPAQLVEYVGPPLLDSLQSMAGLTEAGARDALTAYRAHYAEHGALDSAVFPGIRGLLQRLSAAGVPLAVATSKPETQAVRILEHFGLAQHFEVIAGATDESRSAKADVVAEALRRLTAAGVGIGHAVMVGDRLYDVEGAAAHGLPTILVEWGYGSPAEAAGEIAVVHSTDQLSALLLG
- a CDS encoding SseB family protein is translated as MGARGRFPPSYENVPVRKALAVIAAEPTLENLAALLAAAKKGGLVVDVTGSGPGEVRLRTIGSTTGEAVLPLFTSMRALRAAVGGAAGGGTRVQAVIVPGPEALGHISSADFVAVQFDPGTPHALVVARSHIEAALSER
- the nucS gene encoding endonuclease NucS, producing MRLVIANCSVDYAGRLSAHLPLAKRLLMLKADGSMLVHSDGGSYKPLNWMSPPCTLAVDKPDEAQREAGVTQLWRVSQAKTADMLVVSIHEVLHDSAHELGIDPGLQKDGVEAHLQKLLAEQIHLLGDGHVLVRREHMTAIGPVDILARDAAGASVAVELKRRGDIDGVEQLTRYLELMNRDPLLAPVAGVFAAQEIKPQARTLAEDRGIRCLVLDYDAMRGFDNSDSRLF
- a CDS encoding lactonase family protein, translated to MVHQLLIGTYTESLPHVDGHAEGLLAATFDGAAVSPAGVAAFLENPSWIAVGPGARTVYAVEETGPDGSVTAFSREGGGALLPSGRESAGGSSPAHLAVHPSGRFLLVGSYGSGTVSVWSLDAEGMPLERTAFVQHEGSGPDPERQEGPHVHQLSVDPVTGDLVVVDLGLGEVRWYAFSEEGCLTLRPEATVVTGGAGPRHLAFHPDGGHAFLVNELESTVAVLRRGADGRFRLAGAASTRAPGADGPNFPAAVRVTGDGRTVLVSNRGDDTIAVFAFDGAESRLRLATFAPAGGRSPPPPDLVLTPEGDRVLVSCQDSDRVTVFAFDPETRALTWLSDNAVPTPVCVVVL